The following are encoded together in the Streptomyces sp. NBC_00341 genome:
- a CDS encoding helix-turn-helix transcriptional regulator, which produces MWNHHADPLSLGQLAETAFYSKFHYSRMFNELTGTSPGRFLAAIRLFMAKRHLLETAASVSDITYRVGYNSLGTFTSRFTRSVGIAPTRYRFLARCGMPPLTLPAAQARHGLSTVAGRLHFPAGVGPVRVYVGAFSTPIMEGLPRSCDILDECRPFRLNVPDGLWFIRAAAVMLHDGAPGPQVRLPRLIGSGWAVRARGGCMYNADVQLRAATQLDLPILLALPELDGPYHRPLHAAPSGEAEVADSGFGRAPCAGDWQADPWGRAGAHRLRAVQEGSP; this is translated from the coding sequence ATGTGGAATCACCACGCCGACCCGCTCTCCCTGGGGCAACTGGCGGAAACCGCCTTTTACAGCAAGTTCCACTATTCGCGGATGTTCAACGAGCTGACCGGGACGTCGCCGGGCCGGTTCCTCGCCGCGATCAGACTGTTCATGGCCAAGCGGCACCTGCTGGAGACCGCGGCCAGCGTCTCGGACATCACCTACCGGGTGGGCTACAACAGCCTGGGCACGTTCACCAGCCGCTTCACCCGCAGCGTCGGCATCGCGCCGACCAGGTACCGGTTCCTGGCCCGCTGCGGCATGCCACCGCTCACCCTGCCGGCCGCCCAGGCACGCCACGGGTTGTCCACTGTGGCCGGACGACTGCACTTCCCGGCAGGCGTCGGCCCGGTCCGGGTCTATGTGGGTGCGTTCAGCACCCCGATCATGGAGGGACTGCCGCGCTCCTGCGACATTCTGGACGAGTGCCGCCCGTTCCGCCTGAACGTCCCCGACGGGCTGTGGTTCATCCGAGCGGCGGCCGTGATGCTGCACGACGGCGCGCCTGGCCCGCAGGTCCGCCTGCCGAGGCTGATCGGCTCGGGGTGGGCGGTCCGCGCCCGCGGAGGATGCATGTACAACGCCGATGTGCAATTGCGGGCGGCCACCCAGCTCGACCTGCCGATCCTGCTGGCTCTGCCGGAACTGGACGGCCCGTACCACCGGCCGCTGCACGCCGCCCCGTCCGGTGAGGCCGAGGTCGCCGACAGCGGGTTCGGGCGGGCTCCCTGTGCGGGCGACTGGCAGGCTGATCCGTGGGGCCGGGCCGGAGCGCACCGGCTGAGGGCCGTGCAGGAGGGCTCACCATAG
- a CDS encoding p-hydroxycinnamoyl CoA hydratase/lyase has product MITLDTVNVEIDGPKATIYLNRPGKKNAMNPQMHLDMNEALDAIEAAGTVKAVVVTGSGDSFSSGMDLEECFLQPFDDPQLFYRTNLVALNWFKRLKAFPAVTIAKVNGYAFGGGFLVAGICDLAITSETAKFGLSEINFGIFPAGGATWAATHNLPRKQALYYILTGDTLTGRQAETYGLVNKAVPGDQLDAETDRIVGRIINKNPITLELAKQVYERTTTMDLPTSIDYDQAKLWELSRLSGNEWINVALKQFEKRDYQPGLSTYSRVEAAS; this is encoded by the coding sequence ATGATCACGCTGGACACGGTGAACGTCGAGATCGACGGACCGAAGGCCACGATCTACCTGAACCGGCCGGGCAAGAAGAACGCGATGAATCCGCAGATGCACCTGGATATGAATGAGGCCCTGGACGCGATCGAGGCAGCCGGAACCGTAAAGGCGGTCGTCGTGACCGGCAGCGGTGACAGTTTCAGCTCCGGGATGGACCTCGAAGAGTGCTTCCTGCAGCCTTTCGATGACCCGCAGTTGTTCTACCGGACCAATCTGGTGGCGCTCAACTGGTTCAAGCGGCTGAAGGCCTTTCCCGCGGTGACCATCGCCAAGGTGAACGGGTACGCCTTCGGCGGCGGGTTCCTGGTCGCGGGGATCTGCGACCTGGCCATCACGTCGGAGACCGCGAAGTTCGGACTCTCCGAAATCAACTTCGGCATCTTCCCGGCGGGTGGAGCCACCTGGGCGGCCACCCACAACCTGCCGCGCAAGCAGGCGCTGTACTACATCCTCACCGGGGACACTCTCACCGGGCGGCAGGCGGAGACGTACGGGCTGGTGAACAAGGCCGTACCGGGCGATCAACTGGACGCCGAGACCGACCGAATCGTCGGACGGATCATCAACAAGAACCCGATCACCCTGGAACTGGCGAAGCAGGTCTATGAGCGCACCACGACCATGGACCTTCCGACGTCGATCGACTACGACCAGGCGAAGCTCTGGGAGCTCTCCCGTCTCAGCGGCAACGAGTGGATCAACGTGGCGCTCAAGCAGTTCGAAAAGCGCGACTACCAGCCCGGCCTCAGCACGTACAGCCGGGTGGAAGCCGCGTCATGA
- a CDS encoding DUF899 domain-containing protein, with translation MNLPKIVSRPEWLEARRALLEKEKEVTNARDMIAAERRKLPMVKAEKEYLFEGPDGTATLLDLFEGRRQLIVRHFMFGPDDDEGCIGCSMQTDSVGELAHMWARDTSFALVSRAPLAKFEPFKARMGWKYPWYSSFGSDFNYDYEAATEMGESPGVSAFIRDGDDVFHTYSVFDRGGDIFKNFYNYLDITALGRQEDELEHPWDWWRYKDSYDSKDAAGPGNNWWNGTRFKS, from the coding sequence ATGAACCTTCCGAAGATAGTTTCCCGACCGGAGTGGCTGGAGGCCCGCAGGGCGCTCCTGGAGAAGGAGAAGGAGGTCACCAACGCCCGCGACATGATCGCCGCGGAGCGCCGGAAGCTGCCGATGGTCAAGGCGGAGAAGGAGTACCTCTTCGAAGGACCGGACGGCACAGCGACGCTGCTCGACCTGTTCGAGGGCCGCCGCCAGCTCATCGTCCGGCACTTCATGTTCGGCCCGGACGACGACGAGGGCTGCATCGGCTGCTCCATGCAGACGGACAGCGTCGGCGAGCTCGCCCACATGTGGGCCCGGGACACCAGCTTCGCCCTGGTCTCCCGGGCGCCGCTGGCAAAGTTCGAACCCTTCAAGGCCCGGATGGGCTGGAAGTACCCCTGGTACTCGTCGTTCGGCAGCGACTTCAACTACGACTACGAGGCCGCCACCGAGATGGGCGAGTCGCCCGGGGTGAGCGCGTTCATCCGTGACGGCGACGACGTCTTCCACACCTACTCGGTCTTCGACCGGGGCGGGGACATCTTCAAGAACTTCTACAACTACCTGGACATCACCGCCCTGGGGCGGCAGGAGGACGAGCTCGAGCACCCCTGGGACTGGTGGCGCTACAAGGACAGCTACGACAGCAAGGACGCAGCCGGGCCCGGCAACAACTGGTGGAATGGGACACGCTTCAAGTCGTAG
- a CDS encoding DUF6008 family protein, with product MAPTVSTVDTVGAVLFIGWAVAMWAAVAVLAVGNRRAVKPWLYRLGVGLVGVGVVGQVGHFQEHVTQAGYWIAHPYSPAWMTPWADSFARGMGQVDAGKPALGMEILHLVGNFIFLAGLVGIVQITHRVAGQLKARKWARMGVWMQGIHGIEHIVLTASVALGASRAIGLSTWFGAIEPGPALVTYRVWWHFVANAVGTVILGIAVYHLWKEKRAVKESFGLLGDVETAAAPAGSEEGSASALEPLGRR from the coding sequence ATGGCACCCACCGTTTCGACGGTGGACACCGTCGGCGCTGTTCTCTTCATCGGCTGGGCCGTCGCGATGTGGGCCGCCGTCGCCGTGCTCGCGGTCGGGAACCGGAGGGCGGTGAAGCCGTGGCTGTACAGACTCGGCGTAGGGCTCGTGGGCGTTGGCGTGGTGGGCCAGGTCGGCCACTTCCAGGAACATGTCACGCAGGCGGGCTACTGGATCGCCCATCCCTACTCCCCGGCGTGGATGACTCCGTGGGCTGACAGCTTTGCCCGTGGGATGGGTCAGGTCGACGCCGGCAAGCCCGCCCTCGGGATGGAGATCCTGCACCTGGTCGGCAACTTCATCTTCCTTGCCGGCCTGGTCGGCATCGTGCAGATCACGCACCGGGTCGCCGGGCAGCTGAAGGCGCGCAAGTGGGCCAGGATGGGCGTCTGGATGCAGGGCATCCACGGCATCGAGCACATCGTGCTGACGGCTTCCGTGGCGCTGGGCGCGAGCCGGGCCATCGGCCTGTCCACCTGGTTCGGTGCCATCGAACCGGGCCCGGCACTGGTGACGTACCGGGTCTGGTGGCACTTTGTGGCCAACGCGGTGGGCACAGTCATCCTCGGCATCGCCGTCTACCACCTCTGGAAGGAGAAGCGGGCGGTCAAGGAGAGTTTCGGTCTCCTGGGGGACGTGGAAACCGCGGCTGCCCCGGCCGGCTCCGAGGAGGGTTCCGCGAGCGCACTGGAACCTCTGGGGCGCCGCTGA
- a CDS encoding SDR family NAD(P)-dependent oxidoreductase: MSDLSGKTTIVVGASRGLGHGIASAFAEAGSRVVAVSRTAAPFADPAGAVGSTVPELADAGDPTVAGSLLDRYRPEVVVLAAGASPHMRPLQHQTWETFSVNWQTDVRIAFHWLREALLTPLRPGSRVIVVSSGAAMAGSPLSGGYAGAKATQRFITGYAQDEAKRAGLDITFSAVLPRITPVTELGRSAARAYAARDGRSEEEYLKQMGPLLTPEIAGSAMVELVRTEATAVAPGYLLTGAGLKKLP, from the coding sequence ATGAGCGACCTGTCCGGCAAGACCACCATCGTCGTCGGCGCGAGCCGGGGCCTGGGCCACGGGATCGCCTCGGCCTTCGCCGAGGCCGGTTCCCGAGTGGTCGCCGTCTCGCGCACCGCGGCGCCGTTCGCCGATCCGGCCGGCGCCGTCGGCAGCACCGTGCCCGAACTCGCCGACGCGGGCGACCCCACAGTGGCGGGCAGCCTCCTCGACCGATACCGGCCCGAGGTCGTCGTCCTGGCGGCCGGCGCGAGCCCGCACATGCGTCCGCTGCAACACCAGACCTGGGAAACCTTCTCGGTCAACTGGCAGACCGATGTCAGGATCGCGTTCCACTGGCTGCGCGAGGCCCTGCTCACTCCGCTGCGTCCCGGCAGCAGGGTGATCGTGGTCAGCAGCGGTGCAGCGATGGCGGGTTCGCCGCTCTCCGGGGGCTACGCCGGCGCCAAGGCCACCCAGCGCTTCATCACCGGATACGCCCAGGACGAGGCGAAGCGCGCCGGACTGGACATCACGTTCTCCGCGGTGCTTCCCCGGATCACCCCGGTGACCGAGCTGGGCAGGTCTGCGGCCCGCGCGTACGCGGCTCGCGACGGCCGGTCAGAGGAGGAGTACCTGAAGCAGATGGGGCCGCTGCTCACCCCGGAGATCGCCGGCTCAGCGATGGTCGAGCTGGTCCGGACTGAGGCGACCGCGGTCGCGCCCGGCTACCTCCTGACCGGGGCCGGCCTGAAGAAGCTGCCCTGA
- a CDS encoding acyl-CoA dehydrogenase family protein, whose amino-acid sequence MSTSVIPTREQLVRQVSEIAPVLRANTAWSTENRRLHSDSVEALRDAGVFRMRIPLRYGGYESDAQTMVAVAQEIAKADGSAAWVVASSWVAGWSMGLYPDEVQDEVFAESGTGLCATIGPGTATAVPVPGGVLVNGSWPFISGALSSTWQQVAAIFLDPDGQPYPVMGPVRLSELEIVDDWHTGGLRGTGSVTTTAKDLFIPQERILPAPMVLGGQSVSKLNADSPMYRAPLIMVGAASTVGVAVGMGKAVRDLFFERLPGRKITYTEYPSQSEAPVTHLRVAEAVMKLDEAEFHATRLAAQLDAKCASAEPWEMAERGRSRADEGSAVRLTREAVEILASSSGGSAAYTKVPVQQIANDLQTFGLHAMMNPDVNAETYGRILCGLEPNTYYI is encoded by the coding sequence ATGTCAACATCCGTCATCCCGACCCGGGAACAGCTGGTGCGGCAGGTGTCCGAGATCGCGCCCGTGCTTCGGGCCAACACCGCGTGGTCGACGGAGAACCGCCGACTGCACTCTGACTCGGTAGAGGCCCTGCGCGACGCGGGTGTCTTCCGGATGCGTATCCCGCTGCGCTACGGCGGGTACGAGAGCGACGCGCAGACCATGGTGGCGGTGGCCCAGGAGATAGCCAAGGCCGACGGGTCCGCCGCATGGGTGGTGGCCAGCTCCTGGGTCGCCGGCTGGAGCATGGGCCTGTACCCGGACGAGGTCCAGGACGAGGTGTTCGCGGAGTCCGGCACAGGGCTCTGCGCCACCATCGGGCCCGGGACCGCGACGGCCGTCCCCGTTCCCGGCGGCGTCCTGGTCAACGGCTCGTGGCCATTCATCAGCGGCGCCCTCAGCAGCACCTGGCAGCAGGTCGCGGCGATATTCCTGGACCCGGACGGGCAGCCGTACCCGGTGATGGGCCCGGTCCGGTTGTCGGAGCTGGAGATCGTCGACGACTGGCACACCGGCGGCCTGCGCGGAACCGGGAGCGTCACCACGACCGCGAAGGACCTGTTCATCCCGCAGGAACGCATCCTGCCGGCGCCCATGGTGCTCGGTGGCCAGTCGGTCTCCAAGCTGAACGCCGACTCGCCGATGTACCGGGCTCCGCTGATCATGGTGGGCGCGGCGTCCACGGTCGGGGTCGCCGTCGGCATGGGCAAGGCGGTGCGGGACCTCTTCTTCGAGCGGCTCCCCGGCCGCAAGATCACCTACACCGAGTACCCGAGCCAGAGCGAGGCCCCGGTGACCCATCTGCGGGTCGCCGAAGCGGTGATGAAGCTCGACGAGGCGGAGTTCCACGCGACCCGGCTGGCCGCCCAGCTGGACGCCAAGTGCGCCTCGGCCGAGCCCTGGGAGATGGCGGAACGCGGCCGCAGCCGCGCGGACGAGGGCTCAGCCGTGCGGCTGACCCGGGAAGCGGTGGAGATCCTCGCCTCGTCCAGCGGCGGCTCCGCCGCCTACACCAAGGTGCCGGTGCAGCAGATAGCCAACGACCTCCAGACCTTCGGCCTGCACGCGATGATGAATCCGGATGTCAACGCCGAGACCTACGGCCGGATCCTCTGCGGCCTGGAGCCCAACACCTACTACATCTGA
- a CDS encoding putative PEP-binding protein, with protein sequence MLRGTCNRTRNPLQGSILVAGSLEAGLYDAMVASRAVVCGAGGLTGHMQSICRGRGIPVLRVDESDLAGVTGEVTLHLESQSIIVESDTASRAASPEAGEPSLDDLGSACAVIADLQDIATINACGPDAKRVDSFFIREEFLCLAAGLRPLDSMGGSPADITAYGQAVADRLCGFVEALLPEQRLVLRLLDLRSDHAARVTEPAQVAVEPNPELGLHGARWLLGSNAYRDALHAVLGSLGKRLGDEVGRVHLSVPFVNDAEEFATLSRHLELPADVPVSAFIETPAAVHATAAICASGASELFVGTKDLVQFYLAADRGNHLVAGSYQTRHPAVIDGMRRVVESARATGTRVRVFALGADLGHYLEQLPTPDGYMMCTAELQQVILRS encoded by the coding sequence GTGTTGCGAGGCACTTGTAACCGCACAAGGAACCCGCTTCAGGGGTCCATCCTCGTCGCCGGTTCCCTCGAAGCGGGCCTTTACGACGCGATGGTGGCCTCACGTGCGGTCGTCTGCGGCGCGGGCGGGCTGACCGGGCACATGCAGTCCATCTGCCGCGGCAGGGGTATACCCGTGCTCCGTGTCGACGAGAGCGATCTGGCGGGCGTCACCGGCGAGGTGACACTGCATCTGGAGAGCCAGTCGATCATCGTCGAGTCCGACACGGCCTCCCGGGCCGCGAGCCCGGAAGCGGGGGAGCCGTCACTGGACGACCTGGGCTCGGCCTGCGCGGTCATCGCGGACCTGCAGGACATCGCCACGATCAACGCGTGCGGTCCGGACGCGAAGCGGGTCGACTCCTTCTTCATCCGGGAGGAGTTCCTCTGCCTGGCGGCGGGCCTGCGTCCACTCGACTCGATGGGCGGCAGCCCGGCCGACATCACGGCGTACGGGCAGGCCGTCGCGGACCGGCTGTGCGGGTTCGTCGAGGCTCTCCTGCCCGAGCAGCGGCTCGTCCTGCGGTTGCTCGACCTCCGCTCGGACCACGCTGCCCGGGTGACCGAGCCGGCCCAGGTCGCGGTCGAACCGAACCCCGAGCTGGGCCTGCACGGCGCCCGCTGGCTGCTGGGGTCGAACGCGTACCGGGACGCGCTGCACGCGGTCCTCGGATCCCTGGGCAAGCGGCTCGGTGACGAGGTGGGCCGGGTGCACCTCTCGGTTCCCTTCGTCAACGACGCGGAGGAGTTCGCCACGCTGAGCCGGCACCTGGAGCTGCCGGCCGACGTGCCGGTGTCCGCGTTCATCGAGACGCCCGCGGCGGTGCACGCCACCGCGGCGATCTGTGCCTCGGGGGCCAGCGAGCTGTTCGTCGGCACGAAGGACCTGGTGCAGTTCTACCTCGCGGCGGACCGGGGCAACCACCTGGTGGCCGGGTCCTATCAGACCCGGCACCCGGCCGTCATCGACGGCATGAGGAGGGTGGTGGAGTCGGCGCGCGCCACGGGCACCAGGGTGAGGGTGTTCGCGCTGGGGGCGGACCTCGGCCACTACCTGGAGCAGCTGCCGACCCCGGACGGCTACATGATGTGCACAGCCGAACTCCAGCAGGTGATCCTCCGGTCGTAA
- a CDS encoding alpha/beta hydrolase has product MTTNSSSTSTPDTGGEAPGVPTDAELASSLDGDFSSEYATVNGLRLHYVTGGEGTPLVLLPGWPETWWEFRKVMPALAAAGRRVIVLDLPGMGGSDKPTTGYDKKTMAGVVHGFVRALGYDQVDIAGHDVGAQVAFSFAVNHPEATRRVALLDVLHPDASMYQIPVLPAPGMPFFPWWFAFNQVVGLPEQLLAGRAHFLIAWVFDNFLLDQGAVTPADRAVYTRAYDTADGIRGGNGWYQTFGQDIADLGTYGQVTAPMLGLVSNLADGMFAKQMEATLPTQGSDVRVVLVPDAGHYFVEEAPQAVIDAFNAFFV; this is encoded by the coding sequence GTGACGACGAACAGCAGCAGTACGAGCACGCCGGACACCGGCGGGGAAGCCCCGGGCGTCCCGACCGATGCCGAACTCGCGAGCTCCCTGGACGGCGACTTCAGCAGCGAGTACGCCACCGTGAACGGTCTCCGCCTCCACTACGTCACCGGCGGCGAGGGCACTCCGCTGGTCCTGCTGCCCGGCTGGCCGGAGACCTGGTGGGAATTCCGCAAGGTGATGCCCGCCCTCGCCGCGGCCGGCCGCAGGGTCATCGTGCTCGACCTCCCCGGCATGGGCGGCTCGGACAAGCCCACCACCGGATACGACAAGAAGACGATGGCCGGGGTCGTCCATGGATTCGTCCGCGCCCTCGGCTACGACCAGGTGGACATCGCGGGCCACGACGTCGGCGCACAGGTCGCCTTCAGCTTCGCGGTCAACCACCCGGAGGCCACCCGCAGGGTCGCCCTGCTCGATGTGCTCCACCCGGACGCGTCGATGTACCAGATCCCCGTGCTGCCTGCCCCGGGCATGCCCTTCTTCCCGTGGTGGTTCGCCTTCAACCAGGTCGTCGGCCTGCCCGAACAACTGCTGGCCGGACGCGCCCACTTCCTCATCGCCTGGGTCTTCGACAACTTCCTGCTGGACCAGGGCGCGGTGACCCCGGCGGACCGGGCCGTCTACACCCGGGCCTACGACACGGCGGACGGGATCCGGGGCGGCAACGGCTGGTACCAGACGTTCGGCCAGGACATCGCCGACCTCGGCACCTACGGGCAGGTGACCGCGCCCATGCTCGGTCTGGTCTCCAACCTCGCCGACGGCATGTTCGCCAAGCAGATGGAGGCGACGCTGCCCACCCAGGGGAGCGACGTGCGGGTCGTGCTGGTGCCGGACGCGGGCCACTACTTCGTCGAGGAAGCGCCGCAGGCCGTCATCGACGCGTTCAACGCGTTCTTCGTCTGA
- a CDS encoding AMP-binding protein yields the protein MIFTGPRPRVHVPETTFTAFILRQAEQYPDRLATVDVDGENGHTYGRLASAVRRAATGLHARGFGKGDVLALLAPNVPAYPIAFHAAALAGGTVVVLNPLDTADDLTAHLNETGARLLVTTPSEVVKATAVTARTKVEEIFVFGEAEGATAFSALLTDGVPPEPAVDPAHDVVAVLHSSGSTGYPKGVLLTHRNMIANVLQTSLVAPLDEHETVLAVPPFHHAFGLIMTMNASLLQGATLVTMPRFDPEAYLKAIQDHRVTRLYVVPTIAVLLAKSPLVDRYDLSSLRSIVSGGAALDPGTAELCRRRLGVSIGQGYGLTEALVSFMQLADPVVPGSVGPNSPNIECKIVDITTGDELGHNQDGEVLIRGPHVMKGYLNAPEATAKVLEPDGFLHTGDLGHVDENGELFLVDRIKELIKYKGQQVSPVELEAVLMSHPKVTDAAVIGVPDEEASEIPKGFVVTGAPVTPKEIMAFVAERVAPYKKIRRIEFIDQIPRTPVGKIERRSLLARERTGR from the coding sequence ATGATTTTCACCGGCCCACGTCCACGCGTCCACGTCCCCGAGACCACGTTCACCGCCTTCATACTGCGCCAGGCGGAGCAGTACCCTGACCGCCTGGCGACGGTCGACGTCGACGGGGAGAACGGTCACACCTACGGCCGGCTCGCATCGGCGGTGCGCCGCGCAGCCACCGGGCTTCATGCTCGCGGCTTCGGCAAGGGCGACGTGTTGGCCCTCCTCGCGCCGAACGTGCCCGCGTACCCGATCGCGTTCCACGCCGCCGCACTGGCGGGCGGCACGGTGGTGGTGCTCAATCCCCTCGACACGGCGGACGATCTCACCGCCCACCTGAACGAGACCGGAGCGCGCCTGCTGGTGACCACGCCGTCCGAGGTGGTCAAGGCCACGGCAGTGACCGCGCGAACGAAGGTCGAAGAGATCTTCGTGTTCGGTGAGGCGGAGGGCGCCACGGCGTTCTCCGCGCTGCTCACCGACGGTGTGCCGCCCGAGCCGGCCGTCGACCCGGCGCACGACGTGGTGGCCGTGCTCCACTCCAGCGGCAGCACCGGCTATCCCAAGGGGGTGCTGCTGACCCATCGGAACATGATCGCCAACGTGCTCCAGACCAGTCTGGTCGCGCCCCTCGATGAGCACGAGACGGTGCTCGCCGTCCCGCCCTTCCACCACGCGTTCGGCCTGATCATGACGATGAACGCCAGTCTGCTCCAGGGCGCGACACTCGTGACGATGCCGCGCTTCGACCCCGAGGCCTACCTCAAAGCGATCCAGGACCACCGCGTCACGCGCCTCTACGTCGTGCCGACCATCGCCGTCCTCCTCGCGAAGAGCCCGCTGGTGGACCGGTACGACCTCTCCTCGCTCCGCTCGATCGTCTCCGGCGGCGCCGCGCTCGACCCCGGGACGGCCGAGCTCTGCCGGCGGCGCCTGGGGGTGAGCATCGGCCAGGGATACGGCCTCACCGAGGCACTCGTCTCGTTCATGCAGCTCGCCGACCCGGTGGTTCCTGGGTCGGTCGGCCCCAACTCCCCCAACATCGAGTGCAAGATCGTCGACATCACCACCGGCGACGAACTCGGGCACAACCAGGACGGCGAGGTCCTCATCCGCGGCCCGCATGTGATGAAGGGCTACCTCAACGCCCCGGAGGCCACCGCCAAGGTGCTCGAACCGGACGGTTTCCTGCACACCGGCGACCTCGGCCATGTGGACGAGAACGGAGAGCTCTTCCTCGTCGACCGCATCAAGGAACTCATCAAGTACAAGGGCCAGCAGGTGTCCCCGGTCGAGCTCGAAGCGGTCCTGATGTCGCACCCGAAGGTCACGGACGCGGCGGTGATCGGCGTACCCGACGAGGAGGCCAGCGAGATCCCCAAGGGATTCGTGGTGACCGGCGCGCCGGTCACGCCGAAGGAAATCATGGCCTTCGTCGCCGAACGGGTCGCCCCCTACAAGAAGATCCGGCGGATCGAGTTCATCGATCAGATCCCCCGCACACCGGTCGGCAAGATCGAGCGCCGCAGTCTTCTGGCCCGCGAGCGGACCGGCCGGTAA
- a CDS encoding FAD/NAD(P)-binding protein: MLRTGLYPRVLIVGSGLAGAATAMRLLRFARSPLEIVLLERRSDYRCAGVAYHRDGNPWGHAFNIQAGRMSAFREDVHDFIRWANSEADRGDWPAPWAGTTFTEGGPAPRRIFQDYLIDRLAEAGREAYPGVVLVEADGEAVDMEVRSSGVDVTVRHFSLNSTEKGSRGGQGREATVLFADRVILATGLELREPPYAAEVLDHESFVRNPYSEAGVRKLTTLPPGATVAIVGSVLSAYDSAGLLLRQGHTGKIHLVSRTGTVFRTYPAGHEHEVVRLPCPKTLLEPYLDRQEFLARVRSAWEAACSTVVREYPGIHPTVVAERVAKAWEPHLPKAIELIPSAELRGLLDEFGTAIAAFRVGAVEYTMEVIERAMHPADGTAQLVVGKVAGIKPTESGRLTVSVDTSNGTRSIETDLVISNFSRESDYGRVGQPLWKNLLRRGMAVPHGRTGRGLEVDGRGALLGTGGEAVGPLFAVGVLREGDEIVRNGRTGAFTFNLAAIKNHSIAVAAHVIETLEPGGDVLAESLAEYYARSSNIKEVERVEFEEAVTLEVRRLATRTRSEREIRDSRLDSCIRAAGELPNLSMDASRRDRLMRAVVNRAAVERLTDISVTPKQLRRQLGLANS, translated from the coding sequence ATACTTCGAACAGGTCTATACCCAAGAGTGCTCATTGTCGGATCGGGCCTGGCCGGCGCCGCCACCGCTATGCGGTTGCTCCGTTTCGCGCGCAGCCCCCTGGAAATCGTTCTGCTCGAGCGGCGTTCCGACTACCGGTGCGCAGGTGTCGCCTACCACCGCGACGGCAACCCCTGGGGTCATGCGTTCAACATCCAGGCGGGTCGGATGTCGGCCTTCCGTGAGGACGTCCACGACTTCATCCGCTGGGCCAACTCCGAGGCGGACCGCGGGGACTGGCCTGCCCCCTGGGCCGGGACGACGTTCACCGAGGGGGGACCGGCGCCCCGGCGGATCTTCCAGGACTATCTGATCGACCGGCTGGCCGAGGCCGGGCGGGAAGCCTATCCCGGCGTCGTGCTCGTCGAGGCGGACGGCGAGGCCGTCGACATGGAAGTCCGTTCGAGCGGCGTCGATGTGACTGTACGGCACTTCTCCCTGAACAGTACGGAAAAGGGTTCCCGAGGCGGGCAGGGCCGGGAGGCGACGGTGCTCTTCGCGGACCGCGTCATCCTCGCGACCGGCCTGGAACTCAGGGAGCCGCCGTACGCCGCGGAAGTGCTCGATCACGAGTCCTTCGTGCGCAACCCGTACTCCGAAGCCGGCGTCCGGAAACTGACGACGCTCCCGCCCGGGGCGACCGTCGCGATCGTCGGATCCGTGCTGAGCGCGTACGACTCGGCGGGCCTGCTGTTGCGCCAGGGCCACACGGGGAAGATCCATTTGGTCTCCAGGACCGGGACGGTGTTCCGTACGTACCCCGCCGGCCATGAACACGAGGTGGTGCGGCTGCCCTGCCCGAAGACACTGCTGGAGCCGTACCTCGATCGTCAGGAGTTCCTGGCCCGGGTCCGAAGCGCGTGGGAGGCCGCGTGCTCGACCGTCGTCCGCGAGTACCCCGGCATCCATCCGACCGTGGTCGCGGAGCGGGTGGCCAAGGCGTGGGAGCCGCATCTGCCGAAGGCCATCGAGCTGATTCCCTCCGCGGAACTGCGGGGGCTGCTCGACGAGTTCGGTACCGCGATCGCCGCCTTCCGGGTGGGTGCGGTGGAGTACACGATGGAGGTGATCGAGCGCGCTATGCACCCGGCGGACGGGACAGCGCAACTGGTGGTCGGCAAGGTGGCCGGGATCAAGCCGACGGAGTCCGGGCGGCTGACCGTCTCCGTCGACACCAGCAACGGGACGCGGTCCATCGAGACCGACCTGGTGATTTCCAACTTCAGCAGGGAGTCGGACTACGGCAGGGTCGGACAGCCGCTGTGGAAGAACCTCCTGCGCCGGGGCATGGCGGTCCCTCACGGGCGCACCGGGCGCGGTCTGGAGGTCGACGGACGGGGGGCTCTGCTCGGCACCGGCGGGGAGGCGGTCGGCCCCCTCTTCGCGGTCGGTGTGCTGAGAGAAGGCGACGAGATCGTCCGGAACGGCCGGACCGGCGCGTTCACCTTCAACCTCGCGGCCATCAAGAACCACTCGATCGCGGTTGCCGCGCATGTCATCGAGACGCTGGAACCGGGCGGAGACGTTTTGGCCGAGAGCTTGGCCGAATACTATGCCCGTTCCAGCAATATCAAGGAAGTGGAGCGGGTCGAATTCGAGGAGGCTGTAACTCTGGAAGTGAGGAGGCTGGCTACACGTACCCGAAGTGAGCGGGAAATCAGAGATTCCCGTTTGGATTCCTGCATTCGGGCCGCGGGAGAACTTCCGAACCTTTCGATGGACGCGTCCCGGCGCGACCGTCTGATGAGGGCTGTCGTCAACCGGGCAGCCGTTGAACGGCTCACCGACATCTCAGTTACGCCGAAGCAACTGCGCAGACAACTCGGGCTAGCGAACTCCTAG